Proteins from a genomic interval of Rosa chinensis cultivar Old Blush chromosome 2, RchiOBHm-V2, whole genome shotgun sequence:
- the LOC112184493 gene encoding uncharacterized protein LOC112184493, producing the protein MDLETEIHLAMELKMGPRPYSCPKRISEPAIEISAHKLVTLGFEFCLLVLKFNRGEFEQGNSAAFTLGCQRIESKALGFDSRCYKEAIHRLLLTSRVQNKYKSCGVINFRVPDF; encoded by the exons ATGGATTTGGAGACAGAAATCCATTTGGCGATGGAGTTAAAGATGGGGCCACGACCATATTCTTGTCCCAAAAGGATTTCAGAGCCTGCAATTGAGATTTCTGCACACAAATTGG TGACTCTGGGCTTTGAATTTTGTCTTCTGGTGTTGAAATTTAACCGCGGTGAGTTCGAACAAGGCAATAGTGCAGCTTTTACTTTGGGTTGCCAGCGAATTGAAAGCAAGGCTCTTGGCTTTGACTCCAG GTGCTATAAGGAAGCCATACATAGACTATTGCTGACATCGAGA GTACAAAACAAGTACAAGAGCTGTGGTGTCATAAATTTCAGAGTTCCAGACTTTTGA